The following proteins are encoded in a genomic region of Gemmatimonadota bacterium:
- a CDS encoding glycosyl hydrolase has protein sequence MTRLPHPAGGVTMLRFGRSPLLALALFAGASPLAAQQADLSALASGLGWREIGPAITGGRISDLAVDESNPARFYVGTATGGLWKTTSAGMSWEPVFDDQPTSSIGAVALAPSNPNVVWVGTGEPQNRQSSPYGAGVFRSLDGGRTWEAKGLVETRHVGAIVVHPRDPDVVYVAAVGHLWGPNPERGVYRTTDGGETWEKVLYVDEDTGAIDLVMDPGDPRTLFAATYQRRRTGFGFSADGPGSGIHRTLDGGDTWTELTEGLPDGDKGRIGLDVYRRDGNLVYAIVEGKDERARGIYRSRDRGDTWERVSGTNPRPMYFSMIRIDPNDPERIYIGGVQLGISDDGGKTFRPGDGAEGIHVDHHALWIDPSDSDHVLLGSDGGVSVTYDRAEHWREIDNLPIGQFYEIGVSGEDPYLVCGGLQDNSSWCAPIDTRTEYGIQNRDWIDVSGGDGFYNKIDPSDPNLIFTESQGGNISRFDRRTGESVRIRPVARPTAEDEDRAYRFNWNAPIHVSTHGSGTVYIGANHLLRSRDRGTTWEEASPDLTKQIDRDTLPIMGRPTTESTLSRYDGISSYGNITTIGESPLNAQVLYVGTDDGNVQGTRDGGATWTDLTSNLRGVPARTYVSSVVPSAAVEGRVYVTFDGHRNDDLSPYVFVSEDHGRTWRSIVSGLPDESVNRLREHPRTPELLFVGNEIGLWFSLDRGGSWHRLDGELPTVPVDDIVIHPRTNDLLLGTHGRSIWVLEDVGPLETLAQATSEPVHLFPVRTATIQNRRGGWPFWGDEFQGGNPPDGALVRYRLAAAPDSGAEAELTILDASGDVVRTLEAEPTAGLHEVVWDLRLEPPYAPERGQSGGGGGGGFGGPPQGPRVLPGTYTARLTVGERTSEQRFDVRLDPHVQVARADLEARQEALLQVHALAGPIYEAGRRVRDLLEQVGNAQDLLEDREDVPADLTQEADSLAATLDGLQDDLRDVQRALNLRGALEGASARPTADQLWQIEQAWTDGTSAIERLNTVVQTRMPAFNARLDREGVRPDPGEPVPLPRRP, from the coding sequence ATGACGCGGCTCCCACACCCCGCCGGAGGCGTCACCATGCTGCGGTTCGGCCGCTCCCCCCTGCTCGCGCTGGCGCTGTTCGCAGGCGCGTCCCCTCTCGCGGCCCAGCAGGCCGATCTGTCGGCCCTGGCCTCCGGGCTCGGGTGGCGGGAGATCGGTCCCGCCATCACGGGCGGTCGGATCTCGGACCTCGCGGTGGACGAATCGAACCCGGCCCGCTTCTACGTCGGGACCGCCACCGGCGGGCTCTGGAAGACCACGAGCGCCGGGATGAGCTGGGAGCCGGTCTTCGACGATCAGCCTACGTCCTCCATCGGGGCGGTGGCGCTGGCGCCGTCCAATCCCAACGTGGTCTGGGTGGGCACCGGCGAGCCCCAGAACCGCCAGAGCTCGCCGTATGGGGCCGGCGTCTTCCGTTCGCTCGACGGGGGACGCACGTGGGAGGCGAAGGGCCTCGTGGAGACCCGTCACGTCGGGGCCATCGTCGTGCACCCGCGTGACCCGGACGTCGTCTACGTGGCGGCGGTCGGACACCTCTGGGGCCCGAACCCGGAGCGCGGCGTCTACCGCACCACCGACGGAGGAGAGACCTGGGAGAAGGTGCTCTACGTCGACGAGGACACCGGCGCCATCGATCTGGTGATGGATCCGGGCGATCCGCGCACGCTCTTCGCGGCGACCTACCAGCGCCGGCGCACCGGGTTCGGATTCAGCGCCGATGGACCCGGCAGCGGCATCCACCGCACCCTGGACGGCGGGGACACCTGGACGGAGCTGACCGAGGGTCTCCCCGACGGCGACAAGGGCCGGATCGGGCTGGACGTGTACCGGCGGGACGGCAACCTGGTCTACGCCATCGTCGAGGGGAAGGACGAACGCGCCCGCGGCATCTACCGCAGCCGTGACCGGGGCGACACCTGGGAGCGCGTCTCCGGCACCAACCCGCGGCCGATGTACTTCTCCATGATCCGGATCGATCCCAACGACCCCGAGCGCATCTACATCGGCGGCGTGCAGCTCGGGATCTCCGACGATGGCGGGAAGACCTTCCGCCCGGGAGACGGCGCCGAAGGCATCCACGTCGATCACCACGCGCTGTGGATCGATCCATCGGACTCCGACCACGTCCTGCTGGGCAGCGATGGCGGCGTCAGCGTGACGTACGATCGGGCCGAGCACTGGCGCGAGATCGACAACCTCCCGATCGGGCAGTTCTACGAGATCGGGGTGAGCGGCGAGGATCCCTACCTCGTCTGCGGCGGGCTGCAGGACAATTCGTCCTGGTGCGCTCCCATCGACACCCGCACCGAGTACGGCATCCAGAACCGCGACTGGATCGACGTCTCCGGCGGCGACGGCTTCTACAACAAGATCGATCCCTCCGACCCCAACCTGATCTTCACGGAGTCGCAGGGCGGCAACATCTCGCGCTTCGACCGCCGCACCGGGGAGAGCGTGCGCATCCGACCCGTGGCGCGTCCCACGGCCGAAGACGAGGACCGCGCCTACCGCTTCAACTGGAACGCGCCCATCCACGTCTCCACGCACGGCAGTGGGACGGTCTACATCGGCGCCAACCACCTGCTGCGCTCGCGCGACCGCGGCACCACCTGGGAGGAGGCCAGCCCCGACCTGACGAAGCAGATCGACCGCGACACCTTGCCCATCATGGGCCGCCCCACGACGGAGAGCACGCTGTCGCGCTACGACGGCATCTCCTCCTACGGGAACATCACCACCATCGGAGAATCTCCCCTCAACGCGCAGGTCCTCTACGTCGGGACGGACGACGGAAACGTCCAGGGCACGCGGGACGGCGGGGCGACCTGGACGGATCTGACGTCCAACCTGCGTGGCGTCCCGGCGCGGACGTACGTGTCGAGCGTCGTGCCGTCGGCGGCCGTGGAAGGGCGCGTCTACGTCACGTTCGACGGCCACCGCAATGACGACCTCAGCCCCTACGTGTTCGTCAGCGAGGACCACGGCCGGACCTGGCGCTCCATCGTGAGCGGTCTGCCGGACGAGTCCGTGAACCGGCTGCGGGAGCATCCGCGCACGCCGGAGCTGCTGTTCGTGGGCAACGAGATCGGCCTGTGGTTCAGCCTGGACCGGGGCGGGAGCTGGCACCGCCTGGACGGCGAGCTGCCCACGGTGCCGGTGGACGACATCGTCATCCACCCGCGCACGAACGATCTGCTCCTGGGCACGCACGGACGCAGCATCTGGGTGCTGGAGGACGTGGGCCCGCTCGAGACGCTGGCGCAGGCGACGTCCGAGCCGGTCCACCTGTTCCCGGTGCGCACCGCGACGATCCAGAACCGACGCGGGGGCTGGCCGTTCTGGGGCGACGAGTTCCAGGGCGGCAATCCACCGGACGGCGCGCTGGTGCGCTACCGGCTGGCGGCGGCACCGGACAGCGGCGCGGAGGCCGAGTTGACGATCCTGGACGCATCCGGCGACGTGGTGCGCACGTTGGAGGCGGAGCCGACCGCGGGCCTGCACGAGGTGGTGTGGGATCTGCGCCTCGAGCCCCCCTATGCGCCCGAGCGGGGCCAGAGCGGGGGCGGCGGTGGGGGCGGCTTCGGGGGTCCGCCGCAGGGTCCGCGCGTGCTGCCCGGGACCTACACGGCGCGCCTCACGGTGGGCGAGCGCACCTCGGAGCAGCGCTTCGACGTGCGCCTGGACCCCCACGTCCAGGTGGCACGGGCCGACCTGGAGGCACGCCAGGAGGCGTTGCTGCAGGTGCACGCGCTGGCGGGTCCGATCTACGAGGCCGGGCGACGGGTACGGGACCTGCTGGAGCAGGTGGGCAACGCCCAGGACCTGCTGGAGGACCGCGAGGACGTGCCCGCCGATCTGACCCAGGAAGCCGATTCGCTCGCCGCGACGCTCGACGGCCTGCAGGACGACCTGCGCGACGTGCAACGCGCGCTGAACCTGCGAGGCGCCCTCGAGGGCGCGTCCGCGCGACCGACCGCCGACCAGCTCTGGCAGATCGAGCAGGCCTGGACGGACGGGACGTCCGCGATCGAGCGACTGAACACCGTGGTGCAGACCCGCATGCCGGCGTTCAACGCGCGACTGGACCGTGAAGGCGTGCGGCCGGATCCGGGGGAGCCCGTGCCGCTCCCGCGTCGGCCGTAG
- a CDS encoding serine/threonine-protein kinase translates to MDDPTPRAAGDDRSDAASRWTRLETLFERLQGLPEPEREAVLAVECADDTGLAEEVRALLRADAVADGRLTAAVAEVRADVPGAGDPAAAGFRIGAYQVVRELGSGGMGTVYLAERVDDAYRAHVAVKLLHLSLPGSEGERRFLTERQILAHLGHPGIARLLDGGTTDSGAPYLVMEYVEGLPITTYARETGLDLDARLRLFLKVCRAVQFAHARLVVHRDLKPANIVVDADGEPKLLDFGIAKLLGDVDEALGPTVTRTGSRMMTPLYASPEQVRGGEITVATDVYALGVLLYELLTDRLPYDGDVAQPQELERAILDREPRRPSDAVTVRGPAPAEPPAPELTTARLARTLRGDLDTIVLQALQKDPSRRYTSAEAFADDIARYLDGLPVRARPDSWTYRTGKFVRRNRGMVLSGLSLLLTIAFFTVGSVVQAIQLQRERDVARRERDRAQAVADFLSEVFGASAPENALGTEPTARELLDRGAERIRADERMDPELKASLSAVIGNVYQGMGLEQQALPLFEEALATQRATRPDPDVEQVETAVNLGYSLMQLGDFDRAIPTFEQAVAWAEALPEATPRLRINAERALGIAFTRNGRYAEARVRLEEALARARAEGDTVLELSAANDVGQLEMDSGNWAEAAEIHQRVLNRREATLDPLHPNVLTSLNNLAIALEQTTRFAEAAVAYDTLLARSGRLYGPESGTHATYLNNAASFFKRAGQPERALPLQEQALDIYTVSHGDSSAYVAMAYNNLANILHDLGQTRDAAALHRRALALNLALYGEVHFRTAGSYNNLAAALRDLGDLDGAIENYRRTLDIDRRASGEDHPFTATDRVNLASALSAHGVWSEAEAQFDSAAALQDRVLEPMNTDRALRLVEEGIHAMRRGDPEVAVPLLREALRIDEAGLPPTSTQVAYARTALGAALVRTGQREEGVELLRSGYARLREAAGPQSRGALQAAAWLREAGADPR, encoded by the coding sequence GTGGACGATCCCACCCCCCGGGCTGCGGGCGACGATCGGTCGGACGCCGCGTCGCGTTGGACGCGGCTGGAGACGCTGTTCGAGCGACTGCAGGGCCTGCCGGAGCCGGAGCGCGAGGCGGTGCTCGCCGTCGAGTGCGCCGACGACACGGGGCTGGCGGAGGAGGTCCGTGCCCTGCTGCGCGCGGACGCCGTCGCGGATGGGCGGCTCACCGCCGCCGTGGCCGAGGTGCGCGCGGACGTGCCCGGCGCCGGGGATCCCGCGGCGGCCGGATTCCGGATCGGTGCCTACCAGGTGGTGCGCGAGCTCGGCAGCGGTGGGATGGGCACGGTCTACCTGGCCGAACGGGTGGACGACGCCTACCGCGCCCACGTCGCGGTCAAGCTGCTCCACCTCTCCCTCCCCGGCTCGGAGGGGGAGCGGCGCTTCCTGACCGAACGCCAGATCCTCGCGCACCTGGGGCACCCCGGCATCGCGCGCCTCCTGGACGGCGGCACCACCGATTCCGGGGCTCCCTATCTGGTCATGGAGTACGTGGAGGGTCTGCCCATCACCACGTATGCCCGCGAGACCGGATTGGACCTGGACGCGCGATTGCGGCTCTTCCTGAAGGTCTGCCGGGCCGTCCAGTTCGCCCACGCCCGCCTGGTGGTGCACCGGGACCTGAAGCCCGCCAACATCGTCGTCGATGCGGACGGGGAGCCCAAGCTGCTCGACTTCGGCATCGCGAAGCTGCTCGGCGACGTGGACGAGGCGCTGGGTCCGACGGTGACGCGCACGGGCTCACGGATGATGACGCCGCTCTACGCCAGCCCCGAGCAGGTGCGGGGCGGCGAGATCACGGTGGCCACCGACGTCTATGCGCTCGGTGTCCTGCTCTACGAGCTGCTGACGGATCGGCTCCCCTACGACGGAGACGTCGCGCAGCCGCAGGAGCTGGAGCGCGCCATCCTGGACCGCGAGCCCAGGCGCCCCAGCGATGCCGTGACGGTGCGGGGCCCCGCGCCCGCCGAGCCTCCGGCCCCGGAGCTGACCACCGCACGGCTGGCACGCACGCTGCGCGGGGATCTGGATACCATCGTCCTGCAGGCGCTCCAGAAGGATCCGTCGCGCCGGTACACGTCGGCGGAGGCGTTCGCGGACGACATCGCGCGCTACCTCGACGGGCTGCCCGTGCGCGCCCGTCCCGACTCCTGGACGTACCGGACGGGCAAGTTCGTGCGCCGGAATCGGGGGATGGTGCTGTCGGGCCTGTCGCTCCTGCTCACCATCGCCTTCTTCACGGTGGGCAGCGTGGTGCAGGCCATCCAGCTCCAGCGGGAACGCGACGTGGCCCGTCGCGAGCGGGACCGGGCCCAGGCCGTGGCGGATTTCCTATCCGAGGTGTTCGGGGCGTCGGCGCCGGAGAACGCGCTCGGGACCGAGCCGACCGCGCGCGAGCTGCTCGACCGGGGCGCGGAGCGCATCCGCGCCGACGAGCGGATGGACCCGGAGCTGAAGGCGTCCCTGTCGGCGGTGATCGGCAACGTCTATCAAGGGATGGGCTTGGAGCAGCAGGCCCTGCCGCTGTTCGAGGAGGCCTTGGCCACGCAAAGGGCGACCCGACCCGACCCCGACGTCGAACAGGTCGAGACGGCTGTGAATCTCGGGTATTCGCTCATGCAGCTCGGCGACTTCGACCGCGCCATCCCGACCTTCGAGCAGGCAGTGGCCTGGGCCGAGGCCCTTCCGGAGGCGACACCCCGGCTGCGGATCAACGCGGAGCGGGCGCTCGGGATCGCGTTCACCCGCAACGGCCGCTACGCGGAGGCCCGGGTCCGACTGGAGGAGGCCCTGGCGCGCGCGCGCGCGGAGGGGGACACCGTCCTGGAGCTGTCGGCCGCGAACGACGTGGGTCAGCTGGAGATGGATTCGGGGAACTGGGCCGAGGCGGCGGAGATCCACCAGCGCGTCCTCAACCGGCGCGAAGCCACCCTGGATCCCCTGCATCCCAACGTCCTGACGAGCCTGAACAACCTGGCCATCGCCCTGGAGCAGACCACCCGCTTCGCCGAGGCGGCCGTGGCGTACGACACCCTCTTGGCCCGTTCCGGGCGTCTGTACGGACCGGAGAGCGGCACCCACGCGACGTACCTCAACAACGCGGCGTCCTTCTTCAAGCGCGCGGGTCAGCCGGAGCGGGCCCTGCCCCTGCAGGAACAGGCACTCGACATCTACACCGTGAGCCACGGCGACAGCAGCGCCTACGTGGCCATGGCGTACAACAACCTGGCCAACATCCTCCACGACCTGGGCCAGACGCGCGACGCCGCCGCGCTGCACCGCCGTGCGCTGGCGCTCAACCTCGCCCTGTATGGGGAGGTGCATTTCCGCACGGCCGGCTCCTACAACAACCTGGCCGCCGCGCTCCGCGACCTCGGCGATCTCGACGGCGCCATCGAGAACTACCGGCGCACGCTCGACATCGACCGCCGGGCCTCCGGCGAGGACCACCCGTTCACGGCCACCGATCGCGTCAATCTCGCGAGCGCGCTGTCGGCCCACGGCGTCTGGTCCGAGGCCGAAGCGCAGTTCGACAGTGCCGCTGCGTTGCAGGACCGCGTGCTCGAGCCCATGAACACGGACCGCGCGCTGCGGCTCGTGGAGGAGGGGATCCACGCGATGAGGCGGGGAGATCCCGAGGTCGCGGTCCCGCTCCTGCGCGAAGCTCTCCGCATCGACGAGGCCGGATTGCCGCCCACGTCGACGCAGGTGGCCTACGCACGTACGGCGCTGGGTGCGGCTCTGGTCCGGACCGGGCAGCGTGAGGAGGGCGTGGAGCTGCTGCGCTCCGGGTACGCGCGCCTCCGCGAGGCTGCCGGTCCGCAATCACGGGGCGCGCTGCAGGCGGCGGCCTGGCTGCGCGAAGCCGGAGCCGACCCGCGATGA
- the ppk1 gene encoding polyphosphate kinase 1 has protein sequence MSDSERLHDRELSWLAFNGRVLQEAQDPGRPVFERLHFLSIVSSNLDEFFRVRVAALRGVVRLRKKKRAELGFQKARRRLRRILDAVVAQQEEFGRTLRSDVLPALERAGIRLWDERTLPPGARAHAEEWFDAEVRAHLHPQPLERDGHPFFLVDRALYLVVVLKERGAAALAEPIWRLVEIPAGALPRFLPLHDADGPGAIFLDDVVRLGLPRLFPEHDVDAAWSVKLTRDADLAVEDEFAGDLVEKIREALAQRGRGVPARFLYDASAPWAIVEELRERLGLEEDDLVAGGRYHNLNDLSAFPDFGRTDLRPPPRAPVPHPTLLERIDDPWTTLEARDHLLHFPYHAFQPVVDVLGAAAGDVHVEEVWIALYRVSAGSPVALQLIEAARQGKRVTAFVEVKARFDESTNLEWAARMEEAGVRVLYSKPGIKVHSKLCLIVRRTDDGLRRYAYLSTGNFNEGTARFYTDLGLWTADPRLADEVHRVFRFLADEETDPDFEHLLVAPFRLRTELQRHVDREIRAARAGQTSGITLKLNSLEDPEMVERLYDAAAAGVPVRLIVRGICCLRPGVPGLSESIQARSIVGPFLEHARVYLFGNGGEPRLFVASADWMTRNLDRRVEVAFPVYDPEVAAHVHEWLESQWADTVRARIVDAEQTNAFVTGTGPRVDSQLDQYDVWTRASGTPGA, from the coding sequence ATGAGCGACAGCGAGCGGCTGCATGACCGCGAGCTGTCCTGGCTCGCGTTCAACGGCCGCGTGCTCCAGGAGGCCCAGGATCCGGGCCGCCCGGTGTTCGAGCGGCTCCACTTCCTCTCGATCGTCTCGTCCAACCTCGACGAGTTCTTCCGGGTGCGGGTCGCGGCGCTGCGCGGCGTGGTGCGGCTGCGCAAGAAGAAGCGGGCGGAGCTGGGGTTCCAGAAGGCGCGCCGCCGGCTTCGTCGCATCCTGGATGCAGTGGTGGCGCAGCAGGAGGAGTTCGGCCGCACGCTGCGCAGCGACGTGCTTCCCGCGCTCGAGCGCGCCGGCATCCGGCTCTGGGATGAGCGGACACTCCCGCCGGGCGCGCGAGCGCACGCGGAGGAATGGTTCGACGCCGAGGTGCGCGCGCATCTGCACCCCCAGCCGCTCGAACGCGACGGGCACCCCTTCTTCCTCGTGGACCGCGCCCTGTATCTGGTGGTCGTGCTCAAGGAGCGCGGAGCCGCGGCGCTGGCCGAGCCGATCTGGCGGCTGGTGGAGATCCCCGCCGGGGCGCTGCCACGCTTCCTGCCGCTGCACGACGCGGACGGCCCCGGCGCCATCTTCCTCGACGATGTCGTGCGCCTGGGTCTGCCGCGATTGTTCCCCGAGCACGACGTGGATGCGGCCTGGTCCGTGAAGCTCACCCGCGACGCCGATCTCGCCGTGGAAGACGAGTTCGCCGGGGACCTGGTCGAGAAGATCCGCGAGGCCCTGGCGCAGCGGGGACGGGGTGTGCCCGCCCGCTTCCTCTACGACGCATCGGCTCCCTGGGCCATCGTCGAGGAGCTGCGGGAGCGGTTGGGGCTCGAGGAGGACGACCTCGTCGCCGGAGGGCGCTACCACAACCTCAACGATCTGTCGGCCTTCCCGGACTTCGGCCGGACCGACCTGCGCCCGCCGCCGCGCGCGCCGGTGCCGCACCCCACGCTGCTCGAACGGATCGACGACCCCTGGACGACGCTGGAGGCACGCGACCACCTCCTCCATTTCCCCTACCATGCCTTCCAGCCCGTCGTCGACGTCCTGGGGGCCGCCGCCGGGGATGTGCACGTGGAGGAGGTGTGGATCGCCCTGTACCGGGTCTCGGCCGGGTCTCCGGTCGCGTTGCAGCTCATCGAGGCGGCGCGGCAGGGCAAGCGGGTGACGGCGTTCGTGGAGGTCAAGGCCCGCTTCGACGAATCGACCAACCTGGAGTGGGCGGCGCGCATGGAGGAGGCCGGGGTGCGCGTGCTCTACAGCAAGCCCGGCATCAAGGTGCACTCCAAGCTCTGTCTGATCGTGCGTCGCACGGACGACGGTCTGCGGCGCTACGCCTATCTCTCCACCGGCAACTTCAACGAAGGCACGGCCCGCTTCTACACGGATCTGGGGCTGTGGACGGCGGATCCGCGTCTCGCGGACGAGGTGCACCGCGTCTTCCGCTTCCTGGCGGACGAGGAGACCGATCCGGACTTCGAGCACCTCCTGGTGGCTCCGTTCCGGCTGCGCACCGAGCTGCAACGGCATGTGGACCGGGAGATCCGGGCCGCACGCGCCGGACAGACCAGTGGCATCACGCTGAAGCTCAACAGCCTCGAAGATCCGGAGATGGTGGAGCGGCTCTACGATGCGGCGGCCGCGGGAGTGCCCGTGCGCCTCATCGTGCGCGGGATCTGCTGCCTCCGGCCCGGTGTGCCGGGGTTGAGCGAGTCCATCCAGGCCCGCAGCATCGTGGGACCTTTCCTGGAGCACGCGCGCGTCTACCTGTTCGGGAACGGAGGCGAGCCGCGCCTGTTCGTCGCCTCTGCGGACTGGATGACCCGCAACCTGGACCGGCGGGTCGAGGTCGCCTTCCCCGTCTACGATCCGGAGGTGGCGGCCCACGTCCACGAGTGGTTGGAGTCGCAGTGGGCCGACACCGTTCGGGCGCGGATCGTCGACGCGGAACAGACGAACGCGTTCGTGACCGGCACCGGCCCGCGCGTGGACTCCCAGCTGGATCAGTACGACGTGTGGACGCGCGCGTCCGGGACGCCAGGGGCGTAG
- a CDS encoding caspase family protein, with product MQTRFEVRSPEAAVAAVARGWRRRLGAALLAWLACGPGAPAAALPRQDGAHWLTAHLDAAALGSGSLAGGRIWSVEGALGAGASRTHRIPLPHGGPWTLLAVCDDRCDDVDLEVRTPDGSRLGLDTSADALPLVQFVHEREGVDVVVRMRGCLTSACRYAVGLYAPAASRPRVVPAPGASTRPASAHRRARGHLGEERYFEIVERELPLGARLDATLRAQTFEPYLVAIAPDGAWHVAHAASSQGAQLQIDVLHGGLWRLVIASRRADASGPWTLDFDPPPEGHPRPPGRRAWRPVRGVAVGISDYPPGVPDLPYTAADAVRIRQALGGAAGPQADGLRVLVDGEATRRKVLRALREEGRRATPEETLVFFFSGHGVQLPADADDPADPDGLDEAIQLHDGPLRDDELAHALAETRAGAVLVILDACYSGGFAKDVIVRPGRMGVFSSEEHVTSAVAASYRAGGYLAEFVYDAVGKAAADTDGDGAVTADELIAYLHARYRAEPHLTAQHLVVDRGGVAGTRVLFR from the coding sequence ATGCAGACGCGATTCGAGGTCCGATCCCCGGAGGCCGCCGTGGCGGCGGTCGCGCGTGGGTGGCGCCGGCGCCTGGGGGCCGCCCTGCTGGCCTGGCTCGCCTGCGGGCCGGGCGCACCGGCCGCGGCCCTTCCCCGCCAGGACGGCGCCCATTGGCTGACCGCCCACCTGGACGCGGCGGCCCTGGGATCGGGCTCCCTGGCCGGCGGACGCATCTGGAGCGTCGAGGGTGCGTTGGGCGCCGGAGCATCCCGGACGCATCGGATCCCCCTCCCCCACGGGGGCCCCTGGACGCTGCTGGCGGTGTGCGACGACCGCTGCGACGACGTGGACCTGGAGGTGCGCACCCCGGACGGCTCGCGCCTGGGGCTGGACACCTCTGCGGACGCCCTGCCGCTGGTGCAGTTCGTCCACGAGCGGGAGGGGGTGGACGTGGTGGTGCGGATGCGCGGGTGCCTCACCTCCGCGTGCCGGTACGCCGTGGGGTTGTACGCACCCGCCGCGAGCCGTCCGCGCGTGGTTCCGGCACCCGGCGCCTCCACACGCCCCGCGAGCGCGCACCGACGCGCCCGGGGGCACCTGGGCGAGGAGCGATACTTCGAGATCGTCGAGCGGGAGCTGCCGCTCGGGGCACGCCTGGACGCGACGCTTCGAGCCCAGACCTTCGAGCCCTACCTGGTCGCCATCGCGCCGGACGGCGCGTGGCACGTGGCGCACGCCGCATCCTCCCAGGGCGCCCAGCTGCAGATCGATGTGCTCCACGGCGGGCTGTGGCGACTCGTGATCGCGTCGCGCCGCGCCGATGCCTCGGGACCCTGGACCCTGGACTTCGATCCGCCCCCGGAGGGCCATCCGCGCCCGCCGGGGCGCCGGGCCTGGCGGCCCGTTCGCGGGGTGGCGGTCGGCATCTCCGACTACCCGCCGGGAGTGCCCGACCTCCCGTATACGGCAGCCGATGCCGTGCGCATCCGACAGGCCCTGGGCGGCGCCGCGGGTCCGCAAGCCGACGGGTTGCGCGTCCTCGTGGACGGAGAGGCCACGCGGCGCAAGGTGCTGCGGGCGCTCCGCGAGGAAGGCCGGCGTGCGACGCCCGAGGAGACCCTCGTGTTCTTCTTCTCCGGGCACGGCGTGCAGCTCCCTGCCGATGCCGACGATCCCGCCGATCCCGACGGCCTGGACGAGGCCATCCAGCTCCACGACGGACCGCTCCGCGACGACGAGCTGGCCCACGCGCTCGCAGAGACGCGCGCGGGCGCCGTGCTGGTGATCCTGGACGCGTGCTACAGCGGCGGCTTCGCCAAGGACGTGATCGTGCGACCGGGGCGGATGGGGGTCTTCTCCAGCGAGGAGCACGTGACGTCGGCGGTCGCGGCCTCCTACCGGGCGGGCGGCTACCTGGCGGAGTTCGTCTACGACGCCGTGGGGAAGGCCGCAGCCGACACCGATGGGGACGGCGCCGTGACCGCGGACGAGCTGATCGCCTACCTGCATGCCCGCTATCGCGCCGAGCCACACCTCACCGCCCAACACCTGGTGGTGGATCGGGGCGGCGTCGCGGGCACGCGCGTCCTCTTCCGCTGA
- a CDS encoding PadR family transcriptional regulator has protein sequence MRLLQGTLDLLVLNALATGASHGYAVASWIRQTTDERLQIEDGALYTALHRMEKRGWLEAEWGRTDTNRRARFYALTPVGRKRLEQDARSWVAYAEAVFAVLGASGRAPAREGA, from the coding sequence ATGCGGCTGCTGCAGGGAACGCTGGACCTGCTGGTCCTCAACGCGCTCGCGACGGGCGCCTCGCACGGATACGCCGTGGCGAGCTGGATCCGGCAGACCACGGACGAGCGCCTCCAGATCGAAGACGGCGCCCTCTACACGGCGCTCCACCGGATGGAGAAGCGGGGCTGGCTCGAGGCGGAGTGGGGACGGACCGACACCAATCGCCGCGCCCGGTTCTACGCGCTCACGCCGGTCGGACGGAAGCGCCTCGAGCAGGATGCGCGCAGTTGGGTCGCGTACGCCGAGGCCGTCTTCGCCGTGCTGGGAGCGTCGGGACGCGCGCCCGCCCGGGAGGGTGCGTGA